One window of Halichondria panicea chromosome 7, odHalPani1.1, whole genome shotgun sequence genomic DNA carries:
- the LOC135338745 gene encoding probable 2-ketogluconate reductase, which yields MASQCEENKHDKPIVYQEELLHPELQQMIDENFTIVWPDQVDKFRKKIVALLVCKNPSPVNGELLDKFPAVKVVGKNGVGYDAVDVGACKARGIRIGNTPGTLNDTTADMAFALLLATARRVCEGDHICRDPATKSFDLNSFGYQVSGQVMGIVGLGRIGMEVAKRGRAFSMTVLYHNRRQCDGAVEKELSVSYIPSLHELLQKSDFVVVVVPGSKENVKLFGKTEFAAMKRSAVFINVSRGVVVDQDALVAALSSNQIAAAGLDVTTPEPLPRDHPLLSLSNVTITPHWGSATLVTRKRMMEMTIKNILAGVRGEPMPGEVLN from the exons ATGGCTTCCCAGTGTGAGGAGAACAAGCATGACAAGCCTATTGTGTACCAAGAGGAGCTGCTCCATCCTGAACTGCAGCAAATGATAGATGAAAATTTCACTATAGTTTGGCCTGACCAAGTAGACAAGTTCAGAAAGAAGATTGTCGCACTGTTGGTGTGCAAAAACCCAAGTCCTGTGAATGGGGAGCTCTTGGACAagttccctgctgtgaaggtgGTTGGAAAAAATGGTGTTGGTTATGACGCTGTTGACGTTGGAGCATGCAAGGCTAGAGGCATCCGAATAGGTAACACCCCAGGGACTCTAAATGATACTACGGCGGACATGGCTTTTGCACTGTTGTTGGCGACAGCAAGACGGGTGTGTGAGGGAGATCATATTTGTAGAGATCCGGCAACAAAATCCTTTGACTTGAACTCGTTTGGGTACCAAGTGAGTGGTCAGGTGATGGGTATCGTTGGATTGGGGCGAATCGGAATGGAGGTAGCTAAGCGAGGAAGAGCATTCTCCATGACCGTGCTGTACCACAACAGAAGGCAATGTGATGGTGCTGTAGAGAAGGAATTGTCTGTTTCTTATATTCCCTCGTTACACGAGCTTTTGCAGAAGTCCGATTTTGTGGTAGTGGTGGTTCCTGGGAGTAAAGAAAATGTTAAATTGTTTGGCAAGACAGAATTTGCTGCTATGAAAAGGAGTGCTGTTTTCATCAATGTTTCAAGAGGTGTTGTTGTTGATCAAGATGCCCTTGTAGCTGCATTATCgtccaatcaaattgcagccGCTGGACTTGATGTAACTACCCCCGAGCCATTGCCACGAGACCACCCCCTTCTCAGTCTGTCGAATGTAACCATCACACCACACTGGG GCAGTGCTACACTTGTCACAAGGAAACGTATGATGGAGATGACAATCAAAAATATTCTTGCTGGAGTAAGAGGAGAGCCTATGCCGGGGGAGGTACTGAACTAG